DNA from Brassica napus cultivar Da-Ae chromosome C4, Da-Ae, whole genome shotgun sequence:
TTCGAATAAAATGAAATGACCGGTAGCAAACCGCTTGAATTGCAAGATAAAAATTCATTCATTTAAAAGTTTATCATGctctcaaaaatatataaaagttttggGAAAATGTTGCATCATGGTGTTAAAGAGTATTTGATTGATTATGAACACGAAAATGAGTTTGGTTAATATGTATATGGGATTTGTTTCGTGTTACAAACATCAACGTACTTGAGAAGCAAGAAACTGAAAATGTACAAGCTGACTCttgtctttttttgttttttcctctTTTCTGAACCTATAATCATATTTATCAAAAACCAACGATCCAAAAACTAACCTTCGAGTTCTCATGCGCCATTGGTAGCGTTATCGGTGTGACCTCCATTGCCATTCACTTGAGCCCTCGGTCTCTGAGAAACCAAAAGGATCTTCTATACATTAAGATCAAGTAAGTATTCAATCAGATTTGTcactgagaaaaaaaataatttagaaagTGTACCCTATCTGCAGGATCAACACCGTTCCCGTTCAAGAGTTTGTGATTCTCTTCTTTAGTTCTGTCTTTAGAGCTTACAGGAAGCAACACAGTTGTCCTATCAGGCAACTctgttttaaaaacaaaatcatatcAGAATCTGGGCACCTCCTCTGAAAGTAAAATCGGAAGCAAAAGGATCAGACCTGGTAGTTTCTTGTCGAGGAAGAACACAACCAAGTTCACTGTATACCAAGCAACGACAACATCGACTGTGTAATGTTTGCGTGACGCGATAATCAAGAGGCTCTGCAAGATGGCAATGACCCAACCTAACAGCTTTATGAAcctaaaagagagagagagagagagagagacaatgtGTAAGCTAACAAAGAGATGACATTGACATTTCTAGAGGAACTTTGTTTGTACCTTTTAGAACCGTACTTCTGGTAAGTGAGGACAAAGACAAGTGTGAATATCATATGCGATGAGAAAATCAAATCTCCACATCCGTATATCACCCCACGAGGAACTGATAAGATCAGAGTATTATCACATCAGAAAATGTGTAGAGGGAAaaggaaaatgttaaaaaaataaaaaaaactcacaGTTAAGCAAGAGAACTTCAAGAACGCTATGTGGCCGTGGCAACCTAGCTAGCTCAGAACCCTATTAAGTAACACAACCAGAATAAGGACATGAATATAGATGACACGCCACTTGTGTAGAGTTTTACCTCTCGACAGTGATAGTTAGGGCCAGGGAGCTGAGTGGAATAGAACGTTATGACTCGGAGAAACTGACAAGCCTGTTAATGgaacaaaatattcaaatagGAGCAAGCTTTgaatttgcattttttttttatgtagaaAAGTGAAGATGGTACTAACAACTAAGAAGGCGAGAACCCTGCACCATATCAACACAGTGTATATCTTCTTGCTTTTTATGATGAAAGGATGGAAAGTCCActgcaaattttaaaaaggcAAAACATACCATTTATATGACTTCTTCTTGTTATGAACAGAACCAGACATTGAATGCTGAGGAAACTCACCAGGACAAACGAAAGAAAAACACAAGTGAAGACAGTTTCACTTATGTAGCTTTTATCTTGACCAAGCTCctaaaaacagagagagagagcttgaatATGACATCTATACTGAAGAGAAAAACCAAGAGACATAGAGCTGAGAGCTTGGAGACGAACCGGAAGAAGAATGTATCCAAGATCTTGAAGCGTAGGTCCTGGCCGATGAATATAATGAACTCCCCTAGCAGCTAAACCGTGAATATACTGCAAATACCACAAGCATTCATAGAAGTGTGAAACTAAAGTAAACCAAGAGACAGAAAGGCATAATGGTaagtagtaaataaataaacaaacaaacagacAAAAGGGGTCTTATGCTTCAAGTTAAATACAGGTTGAACAAACCGTGTTCATTACTTTTTACTGTATCCTACGTTTTCCTAAGCTAAAAGAAACCCCAAAAATAAGAGCAAAAAAGTTTCCAAGGAGAAGTCATTGGATCTTATCTACTCAGCACTAGTATTGAAGTTATCAGAAAGCAGAAGATAAGAAATGAAAACCTGACAGAGAAGACCAGCAAGAAGGTATTTCCAGTTGTCGGCGAGAAGACCAATCTCCGTcgctatttccgaacaaactcTCTTCCATAGCTATATTTAATTACCAAATCAGCTACTAATAATTACccataataatttgaagaattcaaaattggaaaacaaaaaaaaaaaagaaaaaaaaagaaagacctTAGAAGCTTCGCGGCGAATGTAAAGCgtcattctttttatttattattgatgTTCTTCCACTTCCATACTACTCCAAACATACCCCAATAGTTTGGATCAACATCATCAAACAAATTCcacaattttcaaatttatttatggAACAGAGAGAGCTTTTAACcggggaagaagaagaggtggtGAATTCTCCGAAACCAAGTCGGGGTAAAGGTCGCTTTTGACTCAAACCTTTGATCGGAGATCAGGAAAGCTGAAACGAGAATAACGGTGACACCAAAAGGGGAAAGAACGAGagagggagaagaagaatcaaagaACAGAAAAGCTTTTAAATGTAGAAAAAGGAGAGGATCTGAGACAACGATGATCACCAACAAAAAGCCCTAACTTGCTATTTCAATCAGCGTTTATAAGCATCGTTTTGGATTAAACGCGAGTTCCACACGAGGAAACGGTtcaaacattattttaaattataaaatggcgacttttctttttcttttttttttttttttaacttttacagttttatattaatttactcTCTACGTTTTTTTTAAGTTGGATGTTAAATCGTTTTCTAAAATTTTTGGAGTTTcatgtatttattttgttttcacaCATTGAAcactattatatatcaaatCCAAATAAAGCAAACAAATTACTCAGGTTAATGTTTGCATTTAATATAATCCactgatttaatatttttcgGAGTATCAGAGAGTACTGATAGACCCCCGTTTGATGGGAGAAGGTGAGTAC
Protein-coding regions in this window:
- the LOC125585583 gene encoding phosphatidylinositol:ceramide inositolphosphotransferase 1 isoform X2, which encodes MTLYIRREASKLWKRVCSEIATEIGLLADNWKYLLAGLLCQYIHGLAARGVHYIHRPGPTLQDLGYILLPELGQDKSYISETVFTCVFLSFVLWTFHPFIIKSKKIYTVLIWCRVLAFLVACQFLRVITFYSTQLPGPNYHCREGSELARLPRPHSVLEVLLLNFPRGVIYGCGDLIFSSHMIFTLVFVLTYQKYGSKRFIKLLGWVIAILQSLLIIASRKHYTVDVVVAWYTVNLVVFFLDKKLPELPDRTTVLLPVSSKDRTKEENHKLLNGNGVDPADRILLVSQRPRAQVNGNGGHTDNATNGA
- the LOC125585583 gene encoding phosphatidylinositol:ceramide inositolphosphotransferase 1 isoform X1, with protein sequence MTLYIRREASKLWKRVCSEIATEIGLLADNWKYLLAGLLCQYIHGLAARGVHYIHRPGPTLQDLGYILLPELGQDKSYISETVFTCVFLSFVLWTFHPFIIKSKKIYTVLIWCRVLAFLVACQFLRVITFYSTQLPGPNYHCREGSELARLPRPHSVLEVLLLNFPRGVIYGCGDLIFSSHMIFTLVFVLTYQKYGSKRFIKLLGWVIAILQSLLIIASRKHYTVDVVVAWYTVNLVVFFLDKKLPELPDRTTVLLPVSSKDRTKEENHKLLNGNGVDPADRKILLVSQRPRAQVNGNGGHTDNATNGA
- the LOC125585583 gene encoding phosphatidylinositol:ceramide inositolphosphotransferase 1 isoform X3 — protein: MTLYIRREASKLWKRVCSEIATEIGLLADNWKYLLAGLLCQYIHGLAARGVHYIHRPGPTLQDLGYILLPELGQDKSYISETVFTCVFLSFVLWTFHPFIIKSKKIYTVLIWCRVLAFLVACQFLRVITFYSTQLPGPNYHCREGSELARLPRPHSVLEVLLLNFPRGVIYGCGDLIFSSHMIFTLVFVLTYQKYGSKRFIKLLGWVIAILQSLLIIASRKHYTVDVVVAWYTVNLVVFFLDKKLPELPDRTTVLLPVSSKDRTKEENHKLLNGNGVDPADRRPRAQVNGNGGHTDNATNGA